A genomic region of Spodoptera frugiperda isolate SF20-4 chromosome 31, AGI-APGP_CSIRO_Sfru_2.0, whole genome shotgun sequence contains the following coding sequences:
- the LOC126912950 gene encoding uncharacterized protein LOC126912950 isoform X6, which translates to MCNVTPKKVDVSCSCTKCDSVFCLAKENDAKSCSCEDCSGSKSCLFYSSVGVYGSHSDATNARSPSRTLPGVVSNVARYIASSVVGLVSPQTINSTCCATSTATNDTGTNTIDLYRKLNSPNSKCKMEQIKKTYLTHKKKVNAPVLACNTDICQPDQQDFIHKKTVPSDRTTEIYRTEILKQKLTAEALKPIYVPTSSSDKKPEEQNCTFDKCSKYMLEKLKGYSINLNKKGQVEQIPQATQPIKEPIKPAKTDFEFTHILDSNWNTIEIPGNQYASQNCECIVCVENKKTKDETLVLMNEPPGYILDLPRIKLPKKYFPHSKSCSCEGEKSKSPKKQEQKCASMSKSPQGCTCDNPKPSEAEQYECMKCTESTNVKLETAGYVIDLPINKVPIKESCADKLKKECFPKSTFCSYNCEEQKPLHKVEQNKPKMESKGTSQSQFYSENTEIQNTQELFQVNLEPQLEQVHKDVGKKEGCEFNVPKKMKYESSGYVLELKQYKPTKNAQELVKDVLVTQGNVVNELPNMDMFRIKECECKIKPKSKCELSGCPVPNNAPKQICTDVIPKPKYDDVVCCDKCGSCKNKNEMPEYEMTPEKKKCECSESKLDSSSTTCELPRLVHCMNPEPQDVCGCSEFEKNKRAYTENNSNMNIDCKCRATAKCKSSGYVFELPKYIPCPSARKDSCGCKGLDKNRAGSYGNVFDLPKPSQKRCKCPESTKNMFDVNRIEMSSNITNKNNEKCVCKGTAKCKQSSIPGYVVDLPKSKTECCECPKKLKPIVEKKCDCDDASKNVTNNNQELCPSQDLEKLASKCKVKRPGYILDLPTTTPAKYDCDCREANKQPICMPSPETPKKSCDCPEPEEKIDLSKYIYVIPKPKPQTNCCKCPQTEQNKPTPETKKSSCGCREAKKVDQPKCTPKPERRCECPDTENKVDLTKYVYVLPELPRTPKTKCECPEIKPKATCGCPRETVVCKSKPKSQIDTCKCPISKTPELAMDSSGFVLDLKASSKKGCVCNPSEQNRSELAGYVLELPPCKTTAHKPDKCECTTRKKSISKASQVYRIQTTVMTPETQNICNNMLGKQSDTHELLKHFYTPCSTPMRRTDLCKNILKTQTEAIEILKKVYLPQKESPINSDEPDKNQNLPSDDKTKVACPKECQMTEAEADGAANLLSTAMLSAEVMNMPYTELNDSLGPKQSDMEKPTKLSKYDILKRIEEAYKACSCKVCECIAGKDKTEPCECNECQSYRNQTETKKSNIGMDINSKYQCQSCTTNTRFGSEHGTINHQMCDCKPCNCVDCERSMAKLCACEPCQCLQCKTRSIHQRQTLVVAPVGREENVQRVACSCSPCDCIECGLVHPLPSNVMHEVSTGTNRHALCRCEICLNELCDRGVDSCSCQRRNKVMSKPVEKSTHDFDIRTATTNNNKLLYSRRRRKSSTHNTIAMYAAVPTNYHALTSNDDVSSNDQMCNCDECECLNCVCQEETWKVMNTKSSQLFSSYRTITKSDLNVPSKSILNSYEDCKSLRSCSCQLCKRQYDYSHTSASYFTDDCECKPCECVNCGKHIISDRYPSYMTCQSIKENPNPGNKYKKEMLGIAKPLIKKGEVLTPSTHTFKVQNQALQKENSNALSVSVKEVTSNKSSRQKSPITSICHKLTNESPRLSKQSSGMSPSIKIGSITNANIGDIKKTHIINKNNSIDNEISSYLSGYSSFNTSPIASGHRKSGGCTSPMSRNKYKSWESSCNSSGHDYPEYLIQFPQSTLDTGLNDVMELNSNQTKSSDKSNLSPKRYSNYNIDKLSHDDVSTRENTNTFNFERTSNKQNEFKKSQQRQKYYDSNNNCDEMSSFRDLPEHADELAISSQFYKLEMKNKSNYHKNKNIKHITDKDNLRDPRYLTDSRYSLKNDGKKKNDFNLNNKFNDFHRTRKVFDSNIVQKKTASAVLPVPREGHNLWHPKCVPHPFLINNTDIINAADLKRVRKTLKEAKEFSLELMRLLIMYENANKEFESISDKLQLSHACLVSGDFEVRRDKNGDKKDIIKAKQDQEKCSNLIKDELHGKHSVPPSGEINTDLQTTISNKNVSNLKIVRGEDNLSQDITRTRKLNLLEEIESNLNRDEQLCKDMAKQETNEQNKTAENTATKEDIINVSFNQTEEIPAENNKAIRKKEQTNKKNIKKNKMSKRKVTITKRINVRNSNEMKPKSYHIKHRVTVGTSTTVLSDNTTKRANEPNTNLSVKFSEKDDKQKHNAQEHCNDLKPIMKKIESIFAGIRHIPISTSTETNELSNRTDNYAPNNTGINHEVRERTPWPILRKNFSWSAGPRSKYNEMVNFPSLDLEIKQRVQSISQQTATIRKRRHENKALASLHVEVQKLLNMPILQSQQANQHPKENLNKQHKGKMKSEFEETPESLSSSWSMVDEEVCCCVENNVIKSENKERPELVDRGSLNSLKIFQNKMEPESKESLVNTFMLESCA; encoded by the exons atgtgtaacGTAACACCTAAGAAAGTGGATGTGTCATGTTCATGCACAAAATGTGACTCTGTATTTTGTTTGGCAAAGGAGAATGATGCCAAGTCCTGCTCATGCGAGGACTGCTCAGGCTCCAAGAGCTGCCTGTTCTACTCATCAGTCGGCGTGTATGGGAGTCACTCGGACGCAACGAACGCTCGTTCTCCTTCAAGAACATTGCCGGGGGTGGTGTCCAATGTAGCTCGATACATAGCATCCAGTGTAGTTGGGTTAGTATCTCCTCAAACTATCAATTCAACATGTTGTGCGACATCGACAGCTACAAATGACACTGGTACTAATACAATAGATTTGTATAGAAAACTTAATTCGCCAAATTCGAAATGTAAAATGGAACAGATAAAGAAAACATACTTGACCCATAAAAAGAAAGTTAACGCACCTGTCTTAGCGTGCAATACAGATATCTGCCAACCAGATCAACAAgattttatacacaaaaaaaCTGTACCAAGTGATCGCACAACTGAAATATATAGAACTgagatattaaaacaaaaattgactGCGGAAGCACTTAAACCTATCTATGTGCCAACTTCAAGTTCAGataaaaaacctgaggaacaaaATTGTACTTTTGATAAATGTTCAAAATACATGTTAGAAAAACTCAAAGGAtatagtattaatttaaataaaaaaggtcaaGTCGAACAAATACCTCAAGCCACTCAGCCAATCAAAGAGCCAATCAAACCAGCCAAAACAGATTTCGAATTCACACATATATTGGATTCAAATTGGAATACAATTGAAATACCCGGAAACCAATATGCATCTCAGAATTGTGAATGTATTGTTTGTGTGGAAAATAAGAAAACTAAGGACGAGACCCTCGTATTAATGAATGAACCTCCTGGATATATACTTGATTTACCGAGAATTAAATtaccaaagaaatattttccCCACTCGAAGTCTTGCAGTTGTGAAGGTGAGAAATCAAAGTCACCTAAGAAACAGGAACAAAAGTGTGCTAGTATGTCTAAATCCCCACAAGGTTGTACATGTGATAACCCGAAGCCGAGCGAAGCAGAGCAATATGAATGTATGAAATGTACGGAAAGTACGAACGTTAAACTAGAGACTGCTGGATATGTAATTGATTTACCGATAAACAAAGTACCAATAAAAGAAAGTTGTGCtgataaattgaaaaaagaatgtTTTCCTAAATCAACCTTTTGTAGTTACAATTGCGAGGAACAAAAGCCTTTACATAAAGTTGAACAAAATAAACCGAAAATGGAATCGAAGGGAACCAGTCAATCACAGTTCTATTCAGAGAATACGGAGATTCAAAATACACAAGAACTGTTTCAAGTTAATCTTGAACCCCAGCTTGAACAAGTACATAAAGATGTAGGTAAAAAGGAAGGCTGTGAATTCAATGTAccaaaaaaaatgaaatatgaatCTAGTGGGTACGTCTTAgaactaaaacaatataaaccAACGAAAAACGCACAAGAATTAGTTAAAGATGTACTTGTGACACAAGGAAATGTTGTGAATGAACTACCAAATATGGATATGTTTAGGATAAAAGAATGCGagtgtaaaataaaaccaaaaagtaAGTGCGAACTATCTGGATGTCCGGTACCAAACAATGCACCTAAACAGATATGTACCGATGTAATACCTAAACCGAAATATGACGATGTTGTATGTTGCGACAAATGTGGtagttgtaaaaataaaaacgaaatgcCAGAATATGAAATGACACCTGAGAAGAAAAAGTGTGAATGTAGTGAATCAAAACTTGATTCATCCTCGACTACATGCGAGTTACCTAGACTTGTGCATTGTATGAACCCAGAACCTCAAGACGTATGCGGATGTTcagaatttgaaaaaaataaacgagcatatactgaaaataattcaaatatgaATATAGACTGTAAATGTAGAGCAACAGCAAAATGTAAATCATCTGGGTATGTGTTTGAATTACCGAAATACATACCTTGTCCATCAGCTCGGAAAGATAGTTGTGGATGTAAAGGGCTAGACAAAAATAGGGCAGGATCATATGGAAATGTGTTTGATTTACCAAAGCCTAGTCAAAAACGTTGTAAGTGTCCAGAATCTACAAAAAACATGTTTGATGTTAATCGAATTGAAATGTCATCTAACATtacgaataaaaataatgagaaaTGTGTGTGTAAAGGCACAGCCAAATGTAAACAATCTTCTATACCAGGGTATGTGGTTGATTTGCCAAAAAGTAAGACGGAATGTTGTGAGTGTCCTAAAAAACTAAAACCGATTGttgaaaaaaaatgtgattgtgATGATGCAAgcaaaaatgtaacaaataacaatCAAGAATTATGTCCCAGTCAAGATTTAGAAAAATTAGCTTCAAAGTGTAAAGTTAAACGACCTGGATATATTCTAGATTTACCGACAACCACGCCAGCAAAATATGATTGCGACTGTCGCGAGGCAAACAAGCAACCAATATGTATGCCTTCGCCAGAAACACCGAAAAAAAGCTGTGATTGTCCCGAACCAGAAGAAAAGATAGatttaagtaaatacatatacGTGATACCGAAACCTAAGCCACAAACAAATTGTTGTAAATGTCCTCAAACGGAACAAAATAAACCCACaccagaaacaaaaaaaagtagcTGTGGATGTCGTGAGGCAAAAAAGGTTGATCAACCAAAATGTACGCCTAAACCTGAAAGAAGGTGTGAATGTCCCGATACAGAAAATAAGGTAGATTTAAccaaatatgtatatgtgttaCCGGAACTACCGCGCACACCCAAGACGAAGTGCGAATGTCCCGAGATTAAGCCGAAAGCCACCTGTGGATGCCCTCGCGAAACGGTAGTATGTAAATCTAAACCAAAGTCACAAATAGACACGTGTAAGTGCCCTATTTCTAAAACACCAGAACTCGCAATGGATTCGTCCGGATTCGTGTTAGATTTGAAGGCATCATCAAAAAAAGGTTGTGTGTGTAACCCGTCAGAACAAAATAGATCCGAATTAGCCGGATATGTGTTAGAACTACCTCCATGTAAAACTACGGCTCATAAACCTGACAAATGTGAATGTACAACGAGAAAGAAATCAATATCAAAAGCCAGTCAAGTGTACCGAATTCAGACAACTGTCATGACTCCggaaacacaaaatatttgcaataaTATGCTTGGCAAACAATCGGATACACACGAGTtgcttaaacatttttatacccCATGCTCAACACCAATGAGACGTACtgatttatgtaaaaatatattgaaaacacAGACAGAAgcaattgaaatattaaaaaaggtatatttacCTCAAAAAGAATCACCCATAAACTCTGATGAACCTGACAAAAATCAAAATTTGCCTAGTGATGATAAAACAAAAGTCGCATGCCCTAAAGAATGTCAGATGACAGAAGCTGAAGCTGACGGAGCTGCAAATTTACTTAGTACAGCAATGCTTAGTGCAGAAGTGATGAATATGCCTTATACAGAATTAAACGATTCGTTAGGCCCCAAGCAATCCGATATGGAGAAACCAACAAAACTTtctaaatatgatattttaaaaagaatagaAGAAGCTTACAAAGCCTGTAGTTGTAAAGTTTGTGAATGTATTGCCGGTAAGGACAAAACCGAGCCTTGTGAATGCAATGAATGTCAAAGCTACAGAAAtcaaactgaaacaaaaaaatcaaatattggCATGGACATTAACAGCAAATATCAGTGCCAAAGTTGCACCACGAACACACGTTTCGGGTCTGAGCATGGAACAATTAATCATCAAATGTGTGATTGCAAACCTTGTAATTGTGTGGATTGTGAGAGAAGTATGGCGAAACTGTGTGCTTGCGAACCGTGCCAGTGTTTGCAATGTAAAACAAGAAGTATACACCAGAGACAAACTTTAGTAGTTGCGCCTGTTGGAAGAGAAGAGAATGTTCAACGTGTAGCATGTTCGTGTTCGCCGTGTGATTGCATCGAATGTGGACTCGTACACCCCCTGCCTTCTAACGTAATGCATGAAGTGTCAACGGGAACAAATAGACACGCTTTATGCAGATGCGAAATTTGCCTTAATGAACTTTGTGATCGTGGCGTTGATTCCTGTTCATGTCAAAGGCGAAATAAGGTTATGAGTAAGCCAGTTGAAAAAAGTACCCATGATTTCGATATACGAACAGCTACAACGAATAATAACAAACTCCTATATTCACGCAGAAGAAGAAAATCGTCAACCCACAATACCATAGCCATGTATGCAGCAGTACCAACGAATTACCATGCCTTAACTTCTAATGATGACGTATCAAGCAATGATCAAATGTGTAATTGTGATGAATGCGAATGTTTAAATTGCGTTTGTCAAGAGGAAACTTGGAAGGTTATGAACACAAAATCGTCTCAACTGTTTTCATCTTATAGAACAATAACAAAGTCCGATCTGAACGTCCCAAGCAAATCTATATTAAACTCTTATGAAGATTGTAAATCGCTAAGGTCATGTAGTTGCCAATTGTGTAAAAGACAGTATGATTACAGCCACACCTCCGCTTCCTATTTTACCGACGACTGCGAGTGTAAACCCTGTGAATGTGTAAATTGTGGAAAACATATAATATCTGACCGTTATCCGTCATATATGACATGTCAAAGCATAAAAGAAAATCCCAATCctggtaataaatataaaaaagaaatgcttGGTATTGCTAAGCCACTTATTAAAAAGGGTGAAGTATTAACTCCATCTACTCATACATTCAAAGTGCAAAATCAagctttacaaaaagaaaactcTAATGCATTAAGCGTGTCAGTAAAAGAAGTGACATCAAATAAAAGTTCAAGGCAAAAATCTCCAATAACTAGTATTTGTCATAAATTGACAAATGAAAGTCCACGGCTTTCTAAACAATCATCTGGAATGAGTCCGTCAATAAAAATAGGTTCCATAACAAATGCAAATATAGGCGACATAAAGAAGacacatattataaataaaaataactctaTAGATAATGAAATATCAAGTTACCTCTCTGGTTATTCGTCATTTAATACATCCCCTATCGCATCTGGTCACAGAAAATCCGGTGGCTGTACTAGTCCGATGTCGCGAAATAAATATAAGTCTTGGGAAAGCTCCTGCAATAGTTCTGGCCACGATTACCCggaatatttaatacaatttccaCAATCAACCTTAGATACTGGTTTAAACGATGTTATGGAATTAAACAGTAACCAAACAAAAAGTTCAGATAAATCAAATTTATCTCCAAAAAgatattcaaattataatattgataaattatcACACGATGATGTATCCACTAGGGAAAACACTAATACATTTAACTTCGAGAGGACTtccaataaacaaaatgaatttaaaaaatcacaaCAAAGACAAAAATACTATGATTCCAATAACAACTGTGACGAAATGTCCTCTTTCCGTGACCTACCAGAACATGCAGATGAACTTGCTATAAGTTCTCAATTTTACAAATTGGAAATGAAAAACAAGTCAAATTATCacaagaataaaaatatcaaacatatTACAGACAAGGATAATTTACGAGATCCTAGATATCTTACAGATAGCagatattcattaaaaaatgaTGGAAAGAAGAAAaacgattttaatttaaacaataaatttaatgattttcatcGGACTCGAAAAGTCTTTGATTCTAACATAGTGCAGAAAAAAACCGCCAGCGCTGTTTTGCCTGTGCCTAGAGAGGGACATAATTTGTGGCACCCAAAATGTGTACCGcatccatttttaattaataatactgaCATTATAAATGCAGCTGACCTTAAAAGAGTGCGCAAAACTCTTAAGGAAGCAAAGGAGTTTTCTTTAGAGTTGATGAGGCTTCtaattatgtatgaaaatgcaaataaagaatttgaaagTATATCTGATAAGCTGCAATTATCCCACGCATGTCTGGTTAGTGGTGATTTTGAAGTTAGGAGAGATAAAAACGGTGATAAAAAGGATATTATAAAGGCAAAACAAGATCAAGAAAAGTGCTCTAACTTAATTAAAGATGAGTTACATGGAAAGCACTCAGTACCACCATCTGGTGAAATTAATACAGATCTGCAAACCACCATATCTAACAAGAATGTTTCAAATTTGAAAATAGTTAGAGGTGAAGATAATTTGTCTCAAGATATAACTCGAACACGAAAACTAAATCTGTTAGAGGAAATTGAGTCCAATTTAAATAGAGATGAACAACTTTGTAAGGACATGGCAAAACAAGAAAccaatgaacaaaataaaacggCAGAAAATACTGCAACGAAAGAAGACATTATAAATGTCTCCTTCAATCAAACAGAAGAGATACCAGCTGAGAACAACAAAGCCATAAGAAAAAAAGAGcaaacaaataagaaaaatattaaaaaaaacaaaatgtcgaaACGTAAAGTAACCATAACAAAAAGGATTAATGTGCGAAACTCGAATGAAATGAAACCCAAATCATATCATATAAAACATCGCGTAACCGTTGGAACATCAACCACTGTACTATCTGATAACACTACAAAGAGAGCCAACGAGCCCAATACGAATCTATCGGTTAAATTTTCTGAAAAAGATGATAAACAAAAGCATAATGCACAAGAACATTGCAATGATTTAAAGCCGATTATGAAGAAAATAGAGAGCATTTTTGCAGGTATCAGACATATTCCTATATCGACTTCTACTGAAACTAATGAACTTAGTAACCGCACGGATAACTATGCGCCCAACAACACTGGAATCAACCAT GAAGTTAGAGAAAGAACTCCTTGGccaattttaagaaaaaacttcAGTTGGAGTGCTGGACCACGATCAAAGTATAATGAAATGGTTAATTTTCCGTCTTTGGaccttgaaataaaacaaagggtGCAGTCAATATCACAACAGACTGCTACAATCAGGAAGAGACGTCACGAAAATAAAGCATTA GCCAGTCTACATGTTGAAGTGCAGAAACTCTTGAATATGCCAATATTACAATCGCAACAGGCTAACCAACATCCGAAAGAAAACTTGAATAAGCAACACAAG